In Oryctolagus cuniculus chromosome 14, mOryCun1.1, whole genome shotgun sequence, the genomic stretch aagcagagagctgaattgaaagtggagcagctggaacatgaaccagcagctgtatgggatgccggcacagggttagcctactacatcacagcgctggtccctgatCTGATGGATTTATGTCTGTTGATTTGTGGGTAGTCTTTCACAGTTGAGTTTGACATCCAGTTGTCCCATTTGAATCAGTGAGAGACCGTTCAAATTGATTTCAGTAGCCTATTGATATTACCCTATGGGTTGATTCCTGCAGGCTGTCTCGGGCTTTACTTGGTGGAGTTTCTGCTGCAGACCAGAGATTCATATGCCTTATTCatctttttcataaatgttttaattttcttgggCCTTTCTTACGTgcctattttctgtttctttaatttctcttcttAAATGATTTGTTTTCAGTCTGTATGCTTTTTCTAGTCAAAGACTAAGTATCGTTTCAAATTTCAATTTCTGAATCCCACAAATTTTATATCActgctttgtgtattttttagcTTTATATTATGAATTCTTCTTTGAGGAATTATTAGATgaatcttttaacatttttattagtcTGTGTATGCAAATGGTATGTGTTAGAGTTGGTTTTCATGTCATTTTACATATAAAGAGGCAGTTTCCCCAGCTAAATTACTGATTCTTCAAAGCAgttctctttaaattttattcctaGTTCTATTCCTTATGTTTCCTGGGCATGGACTAGTTGGTGTACTATTTATATGTTTGATAACTAAATGAAAtagcattctttttattttctaggCATACAAGAGTTAAATTCGGAATAAGTCTACAGGTAGAATGGACAGCTACTTTAAAGCAGCTGTCAGTGACTTGGACAGACTCCTTGATGATTTTGAGCAGAACCCAGGTTTGTTGATTTTTCATTATTGCCActaatgaaagtttaaaaatagctGTAACATAGTTACCTCAGGCatactcttcttcttttttttttttttttttaaagatttacttgaaagagttacacagatacatagagaaggagaggcagttgCTTCTcgaccttttggctaagatcaagtgtggagagaaggagaggcagagagagagagagagagaggtcttccatccactggttcactccccagttggctgcaacggccagagctaggctgatctaaagccaggagcttcttccaggtctcccacacgggtataggggccaaaggacttgggccatcttccactgctttcccaggccataacagagagatggatcagaagtggagcagccgggtctcgaaccggcacccatatgggatgcaggcacttcaggccacagcaccggcccccttcaGGCATGTTTTTAACATTCTTCCATTTCAGTTTTGGTCACATGGTTATCTCTGCAAAAGATTCACTTTATGTCATTATGTGTAACTTACTgatttattcgtttttttttttttttcttaaagatttatttattttgttgagaggcagagtaacagacagagagagggagagacagagagaggtcttccctttgctggcttactccccaaacggccataatggttgaggctgggcctttccaaagtcaggagcaaggagcttgcaggtctcccttgtgggtacagggacccaagcacttgagccatccttcattgctttcccaggccatctgcagggagctgaatcagaagtggagcagctgggacttgaaccagcacccagcccaaaccactatgccacagcattgtcCCACTAGTTTATTCTTACACTGAGTGAAATCAATagccagaaataaaaagaagacaacTAGAGTTTCTTCCAGACATAAACTTaatgtataaaaaaaaaactttaaaaaccagTATATTAGTAAGCTAAAGCAATTTGAAAGCTCTACATAACTTGGAATTTTATTGCTATGAGCAATGAAATACCATTTTCCAAGAATGAAAACTAGGAAAGTAGAGGACAGAGCCAAGAGGTTAGATTGTTTTGTTCCCTTTAGTCTGGTTTTTATAGTACAATTGAATTTCATGGACTTTTTATCACTTTGTGACAtcactttcaaaagtaaaagtcagaaagcactttaaaataaaataaaaataactttggaTATTAATTACCATTTTACAAAAGAATAATATAGCtatagtctttaaaaatgtttggtaTGGAAGTCTTACAAAATCTacctttataataatttttatttgatttgagtCTACTGAATAACATTGtgtcttatttttaattagaTGAACAAGATTATCTTCAAGATGCACAAAATGCAAATGATTCTAACCACTGTTCAGTTTCATCAGAGTTAGCTTCCTCACAGCTAATACCACTGCTCCCAAAGGACCAACAATGCATCGATAGTTGTGGCTCATCAGAAACATGCTTTGAAGCAAATGAGATTTCCTTGAATGAGAAAACCCTTGAGGGACGAACTGctatacaaaatgaaaaaaatgtgacAGGACTGGACCTGCTTTCTTGTGTGGATGCCAATACTTCAGATGAAACCCAGCCTTCATATATGGGACGGTGTAGGAAACCTGTTTGTGATCTGATAAGTGACACGGGCAACTTAGTTCATGCAACTAGTAGTGAAGAGGATATTAAACAATTATTGCCAGATGATATTAAGTCTAGTGCAGATTCTTTGATTGGATGGGACTTACCTTCAGTGTCAGATACTCCCTGTGTTTCTTCAACAGACCGTGGTAGTAGTCCCGTCAGAGAAGAACAAAATGATAACAACTCTGaattacaaaataaagaaatcactGGAACCAAAGAATTAGGTTTAGAAGCTGACACAGCACTTTTAGATTCTAGTAATCATGACAGAACAGAAAGTTTAGAAGATAAAAAGATCTCTAACCAGCTAGAACCAGTTACTGAGTTTAACACATCATCTGCTTTGACTCAACAAAGTTCCAAAATATTTGACGCCAAAGACAACCTACAACACAGGAGTCAGCCACTTGAATCCTTAAAAGATGATGGCTGTTTGGAAAAAGAGGAGGTAGTAGATGCGGCTGTCATTACTGCCACAGaacttttaaaagaaggaagTAGCACAAGTGCTTTGCCTTGCAGTCTTACCAAAAATGAAGGTTTATACTTAAATGATTCACATGCAGAAGATGAAAACTTCAAGTTACCTGATTTATCCTTTGAGGAAGATACACCTGCTTTACTTATAAAGCAGTTTGCTGATGAAGACGTAAGAAGTCTAGATTTTAAAGACGATAATGATGCAGTGCAGGATTGCTctccagctttacctgcttccaaAGCAGATGTCTCCTCCCCGCTGTCCTGTCTGCCGTTGGCTGGGTCCTTGTGTGGAGCGTTAATGGAAAGGAAAGCGCACGGTGATTGTTTACCGCAGAGGGAAGACAAGGATAGTGTGCAGGATGCGGTGACTGTGCGGGAAGTACAGGCGCGCATTCCGCATGGCGAGCCCTGCAGAGCGGCGGAGCTCTTGAAAGAGGAGACGTGTAAAAGCACACTTCTGCAGCCATTCATAGAGAAGAGGGGGGATGGAAAGGTGGATCCTGACCCGACAGTAACCCGAGTTGCATCGTTGAGTTACCCTGGTAACACCAATGCCTGTACCGCCTCAGGACCCCAGATGGAACTTCCTGGTGCTGCCGCGCCAGAGCCTCCCGACCCCTGTGACGGCCTCGCTTTCTCATGCAGTGACATGGATGGGCAAGATTTGGATTACTTTAATATCGATGAGGGTATGAAGAGTGCTTCACTAATTAGTGATGCGGAGCTTGATGCCTTTTTGACAGAGCAGTACCTTCAGACCACTAACACACAGTGTTTTGAAGAAAATGTGAATGACTCAGAATCTCAGAGCGGTCCAGGAGATAGGAAAGGCTTAGGAAATGGACATgttgataatatatattttaatgccGAAGCAGGAGCTGCCACGGAAAGTGGTAACATTAATATGATTTGTCAGACAGTTGATAAGCAAAATACACTAGAAAATAATGAGCTTTCTTTAGGGCAGAAAAGCATAATTCCAGGTGAACAAGGGTTACCTACCAGTAAGTCTGAGGTGATGAGTGAATTACCAGTCTCTGATACTAACAGTCAGTCTGTTTATGTTGGAGGGGCCAGACCTAAGCAATTATTTAGCCTTCCATCAAGAACAAGGGGTTCAAAGGAACAGAATAAGCTGGATGTTCCAGACACGTCAGAAAGCAAACCCAGCATAGCGAATAGCATCGCTCCAACCAGCTGTACTGCAGATCCTGCAGCTGATCCTCAGGCTAACTTCAACTCTAATTATATCGATATAGAAAGTAATCTTGAAAGTAGAGCCAGTCTTGTAACTGCAAATGAAGAGTCTGTGCCTGAAAACACATGCAAAGAAGGCCTGGTTTTAGGCCAGAAACAACCTGCATGGGTCCCAGACTCAGAGGCTCCAAACTGCATGAACTGCCAAGTCAAGTTTACCTTCACAAAACGGCGCCACCACTGCCGAGCGTGTGGGAAAGTAAGTGCTCAAAGTCTTTGGAGTCTTTTACTCTtttgaaatagttaaaattaaacCTAATGATAGAAAAGGCTGATTAACAGATGGCTACAAAATGGAGTTAGTTTAAAATTAGCGTCTTTAACCTAACAGCCATGGAAATATATAAGCCATTGTCGTTTTGCAAATTGCTTGATGGTTGAATGTATGTCATGTTTTCATGGGTATTAATTACATTCTGGAGAATGAAGGACACTTATTATTAATTCTTGTAAGATTTAAGAATGCATGTTCTTATCTCTTAGTATTGACACATTAGGGATTCCACATTTATCTGGGTCCCCCTTTATCCTTGAATATTTAAGACCACCCTGCAGCTAGTGTGACTGATGCTCAGGTAGGAGCAGTTTGGTTTGTGTGAGCTTCAGGttctcctggcttttgcctgacccagcccaggttgctgtgggcatttgggagtgaaccagtggatgagagctctgtcctttttgacctccctccctcctgttttttctctctcccctttccttccctccacctcttttccctctctgtcactctgcctttcaaacaaatttaatggtttttaagtttcaaataaagaactacagaaagctgtgttttttgtttgtttgaagattcattttatttgaaaggcagagtgacagagagtaagaggaagagatagagatcttgcgtctgatggttcactccccaaatggctgcaagtgccaggcctgggccaggttgaagccaggagccaggatcttcatcttggtctaccacgtgggtgcaggggcccaaggacctgggccatttttcactgcttttcaaggcacattagcagggagctggatccaaagtggagtggCCAGTACTCAAACCATTGCAGGTCTTGGTTAAATAAACCACGTTAAATAAATatgttacagtgctggccccacaaagtttttaaaagtgtaaATGCTTTCCTTAAAGAAACCTTTGTTTCTTTTCCAATTAAcaacttttttaaaggattttcttATCAGAGATGGGGTTTTAACTCATAGAAACCtcatttaagtaaaaaaaaaatcatgttggtaCTCTACCTGTGATTATGGTGATTAGAAAAGTAATTTATATAGTAAGGAAAATGGGTTTGGGTTAATTAGGCTTAGAACTTCACCTTCCTCTGCTCTAGTGTTTTGcttgaaacaaaaatttattattaaaaattaaaataaaaaattttttaaaagtcagatttaTTATTCGATTCTTTATAGGTGTTTTGTGGTGTCTGCTGTAATCGGAAGTGTAAGCTGCAGTATCTAGAAAAGGAAGCAAGAGTGTGTGTAATCTGCTATGAGACTATCAGTAAAGGTGAGTATCACCCTGACATGTTTTCTTCCAGTAATTGAATGTATCTTAAAAACAACTGGATTGTGACAAAGATAAAcctctttattttcttaaggCAAGGACCTAGTGTTGGCTTATCTGACTTAGGTGGGACGTCCCAAGGCTTggttcctcttctttttcttccactcTCACAGTTAACACTGCCAGTCTGAAAGGAAGCATTCAGTTTCTGGAGTGGCAGTTCATTAACTTTCCACAGGCACCAAGTCTCTAATGCTGCGTTTCATCTACCTGTTCGTTTTTTATCACCGttttcatcttcatcatcttAATCTAAACATTTATAGAGTACCTACTTTAATAATCGGaaatattacattaaattgaTATTAATAACATAAGGCAAGATACTAGTTTCTACCTTTTAGAAAATAATCTAAAATGGGAGTATAAATGATAAGATAATAATTTAtgtcattttataatttataggCTAACACACTCTTTGCacatttttgtctcatttttttccccttctcagTTTTAGAGTTGTATGTGCGCACTTCCCATTGTTCCTCTGGCTCTCTAGCTACCCTTAGCAGCAGTAGTCCTGgtgattttctttgatttctccaatcttgtgtgtgtgtgtgtgtgtgttgtgttgtatCTTTCTCCAAAGTACATGTTTGTTCTTTTGAGTACTTCTTGATATATTCAAAGATTTGTCGACCATTTAATTCCCAGCAAATATTATTTGGGCCCTTTTTGACCAGACCTGTGCACTAGCTCAGGTGTTGTTTCCTATTAGCCAGGAGAATAAATACCTGATaatgatttgtttttctcttttgaatgAAGATAAATTTTTTCAGCAGTTCTCCAAAAAACTCTGATGTGAGTCTGTTAGCCTGAGGTAAGCTGCTCTACTCCCTGCTGTTGACTTCCACTCTGGAAGATAATAGAGTAAAAGTGTTTTTTTGATTTCCACGTTACCATCGTTGTTTATAGAGAGGTTAGTTTAAGtactcataattttttttttatacactGTTTCAGTAGCCTAGAACACAACTGCTGGTGCTGTTAGCCTAGGAAATCTGTTAGAATTCAGAAATTCTAGAGCAAGCCCCCACATAATTATCTCCCGTACAGGTCACATTTTGGGGTGAGCATTCCGTTTGTGGAGGTTCAAAATATGAGAAATAGGGTCACTGAAGAGGCTCCGTAGGATACTGAGATAAACTCTGGTTTATCAAAGAACATATTGTGGAATGAGTTATTTCattacctattttatttattttgatgtggCATATAGTTTACTTTATGGTGTTATTTATCATTAATTTATACACCACAAGAAAACAAAGTTATTTTAACATCTACTGTAGGGTTGAAAATGATCAATgtgatcatttaaaataatgttatgaAGTAAGAGAAGAAAATGCCTCAAGGAGTGTGAGACACATTgagtgaaagaatggaagaaaatgtttgcTTGAATAGAGATCATGGATGAGAAAGTTGTACTCAGGTTGTATGCAGTTTAAAGAAGCAAGAATGTGAATGCCATTAGGTAGATTTGGGTGAACTGGAAGTTGCTTGAAGCCCAGAGTGTAAGGTGTTTGGATTTCACTTAGTGAGACCCATTTCATGGCGTGCTGCCATTCAGTGGCATTTCAGAGCGATTATGTCAACAGTGGAATAATTTAGAGCAGACTGGTTTGTAGAAATGTGGAAGGGAGAGCTACCAGTCGTGTCCTGTTTTCTTGAATGGAAAATCGGGCACTATTCTGCATTCCGGAGCTCCAGCTGAGAACAAAACAGATGTCCTCTTCtcacggggggagagagagatgctaaGCAGAGGATACAGATGGTGGTATTGCCCTAGGCAAAGTTTAAAGTGCAGGAGGAATAGATAGTAACAGATGAGCAGCAAGGGGCAGCGTCTCTGTAAGGTGGTTGGAGTATGGCTCTGTGATAATATCACGTGTGAACAGAGACTTGAAGGACGTGAGAGGATGAAGCCAAGTGAGTCGCTGTGGGAAGAACATTCTAGGGAGAGGGAGTAATGAAAGCAGAGACTTGAGATGAGAGAGTACCTGTTTAACTTGTGAAAAAAACAAGGAGGCCTAGGAGATTCGGTAGAACAGGTCACCAGAAGGTGTAGGGGGTAGGGATGCTGACTATGTAGGATCTTGTGAGCCCCTGTAGCGCCCTAAATCACTGCTCCAGCTCCGCAGCCAGTAAAGGATTTTAAACAGGAATAATGAGCCAGTGATTTATGTCTTGAAGAATCAGTGTGAACTGTGTTGGAAATAGACTTCAGGGATAAAAGGACAAAAACAGAAGACAGTCGTATTAAAAGAGGATGATTTTCTGTGGGAGATGTGACTCATATGACAACTACAATACTGAAATACTTCATAGAGTAGCTCATTGCAGTGGAGGGCTGCCAGCTAAAGTAAGGGGCCCGTGCTGACTGAACAGTGTCTTTGCCTAGTGCTACTTCTTTTCCTTGATTGGCTATTTAGTGTTCCTTACAActtgaaaaatggaaaacttaCTATAATTTACTGTGGAGCTCAAAAGCACCTGAGATGTTAATACTATTGTTTTCCCCTTTATAGCTCAGGCATTTGAAAGGATGATGAGTCCAACTGGTTCTAATCTTAAATCTAATCAATCTGATGAGTGTGCCACTGTCCAGCCTCCTCCGGAGACCCAAACAGCCAGTGTACCTTCACCTTTGCCCATCTCAGCACTTAAACAACCAGGTATTGAAGGTAATGAGAAGACAATGCTGTCTCAGCCTACCGATGAATTATTAGACccaagataaataattaaaatagaaatgatcTAGTGTAGTCATGGTCCAGTCAGGAAAGAGAGCCCAGACTAGGCTTCTGGAGGAATGTAATGAGGGTATTGGTTGCACACACATGTTAGAAGATGGGAAATGCAAAATGACACCCACAGGTGCTTCAGAGATTGGGAGCTGTAGGAAGCAGCCACCACCACTGGGGTGGGAGGCGGAGTGGGGAGGAGACAGTACTGCTGGAGTTCAGTGAAGGGTGCCATCGTGTGCTTGGTTCTCAGACCAGACAGTCGTGGTTTAGTGCACCacacggccagtgctgtgtcctCTGGGGAAATACAAGTAGCAGGGCTGGAGCCATCGGCTGACCTTGTGGGGTTGGTGCTGACGAAGCTGAAGGAGAGTTCAGGGTGCATGCTGGGAGTACTGAGAAGCGTGGGACATGCAGCGTTGTCTGCGGCTGCTGCTGCAAGAATCCTGGCAGCAGCGAGAGCAGGAGGAgtcactgcctgtgcttccctCTGGCTAACAAGGGAATTGTGCTTCCCGGACCTCCAGCCTGGCATCAGAGAACACCGTACCAGCGTGGGCTTGGGGCTCAAAGACAATAGGTACATAACTGAAACATctccttttcattaaaaaaatctacGTTAGTTGTATGTTTTGCCACAATAACAAGCtgctttttaaatctattttaaaatctttcagttatcttttttaaaaaataatttgtttagaatctttaaaaatttttttaaattaatttttttgaagagcaAAGAGACAGTAAGCTTCcgccctctggttcactcccccaatatctgcagcagctggcactgagccagactgaaaccaggacctTGGCACTCagtctcggtctcccatgtgggtggcaagagcccaagtactggagccacaGCCACTTGAGGCACTACTTGCTGCTTCCTAAGTGAGCGTTAGTGGGAAGCTGCaggcaggagtggagctgggcctgaAACCAGTGCAGGTATCCGAGCAGCACTGAGCTGCTGCATCGGGTGTCTGCTCTCACTTGAATCCTGAGGAAAGCCCATGTATGTTTTTAAACATAATCTCTTCGTCTGTGACATGCTAGAAAATAACTGTTAATAGCAACCTCAGACCCTTTTGACAGCCATTTTGGATTTCAGTTTATCACTCAGCAGCTGTTCTTCATTTATTGTTGTAACTGAAATAGGGAGATTCAGCAAGTGGTTGTGTATTATATGAGATAGCTGTAAAGATGAGTCAGTCATGTTTACAAGTTTTACATATTCTTGGggctgcacagtgggttaaagctccagcctgtagagtcggcatcccatatgggagccggttcgagtccccgctgctccacttcccatccagctccttattaattacctgggaaagcagtgggagatggcccaagtccctgggctcctgtatccatgtgggagacctggaggaagctgcttactcctggcccagccccaatcattgcagctgtttggggagtgaaccagcagatagaagacctccttctctctctctgtgtctacctctctgtgtaactctttcagataaataaaataaatcttttaaaaaaaaagcaaacggccggcgccacagctcactaggctaatcctccacctagtggcgccggcacaccgggttctagtcccggttggggcgccgggttctgtcccggttgcccctcttccaggccagctctctgctgtggccagggagtgcagtggaggatggcccaggtgcttgggccctgcaccccatgggagaccaggaaaagcacctggctcctggctcctgccatcggatcagcgcggtgcgccggccgcggcggccattggagggtgaaccaacggcaaaggaagacctttctctctgtctctctctctcactgtccactctgcctgtcaaaaaaaaaaaaaaaaaaaggcaaacaaagtTTTGCATATTCTTATATTGACAAGGTAAAttattaaatcataaaaataattcaaatagaaGAAAGATACCATACGTAATATCTCCACCCATATTGCAAAAATATACTTGGATAAAATTCCCTTTTTTAATGTTATCTCTGTTGTGTCCTAGGAAGTAGATGattcttttgattattttcatattatccTAAAATTATCTAGTGGTAGTTTTCATAACCATTCTCAATTgatgttttataaaaagaaacaacaaatgtttATGCTAATATTTAGTCATTTTCTTCAGATCTGGGAGGAgatgttagtaaatatttgtgaAGTCCATTATCCACACGATAAGAACAGAAAACCTTATGCTTCTCTTGCTAAATAGAAGTTAGATGACCTCTGCTGCACTGCTGATCGTGTTTCCATGTCCAGActgtttttcttcttgttctcCGTGTTTTTCTTTGCTTATCTACTGTGTCGTGATCTACAGCGTTTTCACCTGTGTCCTAGTCCTTAACCTCACACTTGCAAATTTGGCTCCAGTAATACAGGTTTACCTCTTTCCGCAGTGTCTTTAAGGTATAATCTCTGCTGTCTACTTTTTTTCAGAGTATGAGATTCCCAGGACTCTCTTTCTATGAATTATACAGAAACGCACTCTGCAGGGTAGATCAATCACAAAAAGTCTTGTGAATTCAGGGCTTGCTAGTGGACAgcaaaaaagcttttgaaatcatTTCGTGACCCATTTGAGTAATCAAATTATTGAATTGAATAATTGAGTTAAATATTGAATAATTAAATTGAACATTGAATGATTGCAATATCATCAGATTAAAATGCTTTATGTTTTCAACTGATTGCAGGACTGTGCTCCAAAGAACAGAAGAGAGTGTGGTTTGCAGATGGCATATTGCCAAATGGTGAAGTTGCAGACACAACAAAATTATCAACCGGAAGTAAAAGATGTCCTGACGGCTTCAGTCCTCCCTCACCTGATGTGCTGACGGTAAAGAagctaaaaaataatttattaattaaataaaattttattttattgataattCCTTATATGGTTATTAGAGTACATATCTTTTTAACACTTTGagttttctaaaataagaaatgaataggCATAGCTTGTTTTTTGCATTTCACTTCACCAATATTATGTTATTTACAAATTGAAGATATGTGGCAACTCTACATGGAACATGCCCttttgtttaacatttatttatttatttgaaatgtagttaTAAAGAGAGTGGaggaaggagatagagagaaagggagtgagtgagagggagggagagaatgaacgAGAGAACTTATAtatactggtttattccccaaatggctgcaatggctgggactggaccaggccaaagccaggagcctggaagtccatctgggtctcccttgtgggtggcgtggacccaagcactcgggccatcttccactgctttcccaggggcatttgcagggagctggattgggtaATAGAGCAACCAGGAAGCAAACTGGatttcacatgggatgcctgcatcgtaAGTGGCTGCCTAACCTGTTgagctacaacactggcccctgaatcaCATGTTTTTGGTTGCCATTTTTCCAACAGCTCAGATGATTGTTAGCATTTGATAAcaatactatatttttaattaaagtatgcatttttaaagataatactATCGCACACTGAACACATTATAGTGTAGTGTAAACATAACTTTTATATTCACTAGGAAACCAAAAATTTGTATGATTCTCTTTATTGAAATGCTAGCTTTATTGCTGTAGTCTAGAACCAAAGAAATCTTTGAGGTATGTCTTACTGATGTAgtgaatatatgtatacatatatatttaaagggttctttttaaaaaattctagtggtgtgttttcattttattttaaagtcagaagcATACAGGTGTCTTCCATAttctgatttatttcccaaatgctcacaacagccagagctagaccaggcTGTAGCTAGGAGCCGAGAGCACAATCTGAATCTCTCACATGGAAAGCAGGGATCCAACcagttgagtcatcatctgccccctctaagggtgtgcattagcaggaagctaggggcaaagccaggactcagacccaggcgctctgatgtaaGATgcgggagtcccaagcagtgccttaactgctgtgccagcacccGCTCCAGTGACTATGGATGAGATTTTACTCTTTATAATGTAAGTTGAAGCCCTTGGTTCTCAAACCAGGATTCTTTATATTCCCAGGATTCTTTATATTCCCAGGATTCTTTATATTCCCAGGATTCTTTATATTCCCAGgattctttatattcttttttttttaattaatttatttatttgaaagagttgcagagaggcagaggtaaagagagagagaggtctcccatctgcttgttcactccccagatggccgcaacagcaggagatgcaccgatccgaagccaggagcttcttccaggactcacACACagttgcagtggcccaaggactcgggccatctgctgctttcccaagccatagcagagagctggacggaagtggagcagccaggactagaaccagtgcccaaatgggatgctggcactgcaggtggcagctctacctgctgtgccacagcgccagcccccagaatcc encodes the following:
- the ZFYVE16 gene encoding zinc finger FYVE domain-containing protein 16 isoform X5, whose amino-acid sequence is MGCRHFRPQHRPPSDEQDYLQDAQNANDSNHCSVSSELASSQLIPLLPKDQQCIDSCGSSETCFEANEISLNEKTLEGRTAIQNEKNVTGLDLLSCVDANTSDETQPSYMGRCRKPVCDLISDTGNLVHATSSEEDIKQLLPDDIKSSADSLIGWDLPSVSDTPCVSSTDRGSSPVREEQNDNNSELQNKEITGTKELGLEADTALLDSSNHDRTESLEDKKISNQLEPVTEFNTSSALTQQSSKIFDAKDNLQHRSQPLESLKDDGCLEKEEVVDAAVITATELLKEGSSTSALPCSLTKNEGLYLNDSHAEDENFKLPDLSFEEDTPALLIKQFADEDVRSLDFKDDNDAVQDCSPALPASKADVSSPLSCLPLAGSLCGALMERKAHGDCLPQREDKDSVQDAVTVREVQARIPHGEPCRAAELLKEETCKSTLLQPFIEKRGDGKVDPDPTVTRVASLSYPGNTNACTASGPQMELPGAAAPEPPDPCDGLAFSCSDMDGQDLDYFNIDEGMKSASLISDAELDAFLTEQYLQTTNTQCFEENVNDSESQSGPGDRKGLGNGHVDNIYFNAEAGAATESGNINMICQTVDKQNTLENNELSLGQKSIIPGEQGLPTSKSEVMSELPVSDTNSQSVYVGGARPKQLFSLPSRTRGSKEQNKLDVPDTSESKPSIANSIAPTSCTADPAADPQANFNSNYIDIESNLESRASLVTANEESVPENTCKEGLVLGQKQPAWVPDSEAPNCMNCQVKFTFTKRRHHCRACGKVFCGVCCNRKCKLQYLEKEARVCVICYETISKAQAFERMMSPTGSNLKSNQSDECATVQPPPETQTASVPSPLPISALKQPGIEGLCSKEQKRVWFADGILPNGEVADTTKLSTGSKRCPDGFSPPSPDVLTMANTVDHVHSSTVEKPNNELGDTTKVEIIQSPASQVPSVGKLPVYTGTEGLPPPGSLVDDDVFTESEEPSAPPAVTVNSTRPAAGTSDYQLLCGIEKCVCNKVSLLPNDEDSLPPLLIAAGEEGSVPIVEEHPAHEQITMLLKGEEWRPVTFVLNANLLVNVKLVFYSSDKYWYFSTNGLHGLGQAEIIILLSCLPNEDTIPKDIFRLFITIYKGALKGKYIENLDNITFTESFLNDKDHGGFLFIAPTFQKLDDLPLPTRPFLCGILIQKLEIPWAKVFPMRLMLRLGAEYKAYPAPLTSIRGRKPLFGEIGHTIMNLLVDLRNYQYTLHNIDQLLIHMEMGKSCIKIPRKKYSDVMKVISSSNEHVISIGASFSTEADSHLVCVQSDGVYQTQASSATGQPRKVTGASFVVFNGALKTSSGFLAKSSIVEDGLMVQITPETMDGLRLALREQKDFRITCGKADAADLREYVDICWVDSEEKGNKGVISPVDGLSLQGFPSEKIKLEADFETDEKIVRCTEVFYFLKDQDTSVSSPRYQFAKEIAMACSAALCPHLKTLKSSRTSKVGLRVSIDTDRVEFQAGSAGRLLPQHYLNDLDSALIPVIHGGTASSSLPLEIELVFFILENLF